Proteins encoded in a region of the Spirochaetaceae bacterium genome:
- a CDS encoding tetratricopeptide repeat protein codes for MQKKYHYVRRRPVWLKLLPILIIACGALITVLFTMGFLDRVDPVRITQLLRPSRQPALRELSNEGRYAEVLNWSAEVLADKPLDSEAWLFRGIAHFYLAVAPDDGAAGGTGTAAGAGLDAAIAALRRARLDEDLRYGNESAYLLGKAYYHKGGFYYGAAIRHFTEALQGGHEPPDVREYLGMAYVRMGDLDTGMEHFATALQRQPNALLFLSVGQLLARMSRPEDALEHFHAAVDAAAEPEIEVRARLMLGKVQLEHGRYAAARDQFQQILEIVPGSADAFVFLGDAYAGLGDIVQARAQWRRARSIDRQHHGANLRLRG; via the coding sequence TTGCAGAAGAAATACCACTACGTTCGGCGGCGCCCCGTCTGGTTGAAGCTGCTGCCGATCCTTATTATCGCATGCGGCGCCCTGATCACGGTATTGTTTACTATGGGATTCCTGGACCGTGTCGACCCGGTGCGCATTACGCAGTTGCTGCGCCCGAGCCGGCAGCCGGCGCTGCGTGAACTGTCCAACGAGGGGCGCTACGCGGAGGTGCTCAACTGGAGCGCGGAAGTCCTGGCCGACAAGCCGCTGGACTCCGAGGCCTGGTTGTTTCGCGGCATCGCGCACTTCTACCTGGCGGTGGCGCCGGATGACGGCGCTGCCGGTGGAACGGGAACCGCCGCCGGGGCGGGGCTCGACGCCGCGATCGCCGCGTTGCGGCGTGCGCGGCTGGACGAGGATCTGCGCTACGGGAACGAATCGGCGTACCTGCTCGGCAAGGCGTACTACCACAAGGGAGGCTTCTACTACGGCGCAGCGATCCGCCACTTCACCGAGGCACTGCAGGGCGGGCACGAACCGCCCGACGTGCGCGAGTACCTGGGCATGGCCTACGTGCGCATGGGCGATCTCGACACCGGCATGGAGCACTTCGCCACCGCGCTGCAGCGGCAGCCGAACGCGCTCCTGTTCCTCTCGGTGGGACAGTTGCTCGCGCGCATGAGCCGGCCGGAAGACGCACTGGAGCACTTTCACGCGGCCGTGGATGCCGCCGCCGAGCCGGAGATAGAGGTCCGTGCGCGACTGATGCTCGGTAAGGTACAATTGGAGCATGGCCGGTACGCCGCGGCGCGGGATCAGTTTCAGCAGATCCTGGAGATCGTGCCGGGATCGGCGGATGCGTTTGTGTTCCTCGGCGATGCCTACGCCGGATTGGGGGACATCGTTCAGGCACGCGCGCAGTGGCGGCGGGCGCGCAGCATAGATCGTCAGCATCATGGCGCCAATCTGCGCCTGCGCGGATAA
- a CDS encoding rod shape-determining protein, producing MFGNFAMDIGIDLGTCNTLVHVKGKGIVLSEPSVVAVERSTKNVVAVGKEAKRMLWKTPEDIAAIRPLQDGVIADLEHTEKMIRYFISSVTQRRWLVKPRMVIGIPTSITEVERRAVRESAEQAGAREVYLIEESMAAAIGADIPFLEPAGHMVCDIGGGTTEVSVISLGGMVVSSAIRIGGDEFDDAIIKHVRTVHNLIIGNETAEKVKITIGNAAPDKKIEKMEIMGRDAITGLPRRLEVDSVEIRESLTEITNSVVEEIKRNLAKTPPELAADIIERGITMTGGGSLLKGLPNLIHQETGVPVSVAENPLLCVALGAGRFLESMRDRDRKYFNYRN from the coding sequence ATATTTGGAAATTTTGCTATGGACATAGGGATAGATCTGGGGACGTGCAACACCTTGGTACACGTCAAGGGCAAGGGTATCGTGCTCTCGGAGCCGTCGGTGGTGGCGGTCGAGCGGAGCACCAAGAACGTGGTGGCGGTGGGCAAGGAAGCCAAGCGCATGCTGTGGAAGACGCCCGAGGACATCGCGGCCATCCGTCCGCTGCAGGACGGCGTGATCGCGGACCTGGAGCACACGGAAAAGATGATTCGCTACTTCATCAGTTCCGTGACGCAGCGGCGCTGGCTGGTGAAGCCGCGCATGGTGATCGGCATTCCCACCAGCATCACCGAGGTGGAGCGGCGCGCGGTGCGGGAGAGCGCGGAGCAGGCCGGCGCGCGTGAGGTGTACCTGATCGAGGAGTCGATGGCGGCCGCGATCGGTGCCGACATCCCGTTCCTGGAGCCGGCCGGCCACATGGTGTGCGACATCGGCGGCGGCACCACCGAGGTGTCGGTGATCTCGCTCGGCGGCATGGTGGTGTCGAGCGCCATCCGCATCGGCGGCGACGAGTTCGACGACGCCATCATCAAGCACGTGCGCACGGTGCACAACCTGATCATCGGCAACGAGACCGCCGAAAAGGTCAAGATCACCATCGGCAACGCAGCGCCCGACAAGAAGATCGAAAAGATGGAGATCATGGGCCGGGACGCGATTACCGGATTGCCGCGCCGCCTGGAAGTGGACTCCGTGGAGATACGCGAGTCGCTGACCGAGATCACCAACTCGGTGGTGGAGGAGATCAAGCGCAACCTTGCCAAGACGCCGCCCGAGCTGGCCGCGGACATCATCGAGCGCGGCATTACGATGACCGGCGGCGGCTCGCTGCTGAAGGGTTTGCCCAACCTGATCCACCAGGAGACCGGCGTGCCGGTTTCGGTGGCCGAGAACCCGCTGCTGTGCGTCGCGCTCGGCGCCGGGCGCTTCCTGGAAAGCATGCGCGACCGGGACCGCAAGTACTTCAACTACCGCAACTGA
- the mreC gene encoding rod shape-determining protein MreC, producing MEANGSRQAVNSFVSSHRAGVVLVALLALGTVMMILSHRPVAAASERIGRSVFSSLQLAMHEVAAFFGGSWNTIAELRRMRVALEAARQRLLELEQLSSDIDELERQNAELRSQLGFAAPATFRHVPAEVMARAPGNQFTNLTINRGTGDGVRAHMVVVALQDGVQGLVGRVIEVDERSALVQPISARASFVAGRLRDVRYDGLVQGLGSGSNTLLMRHVNSAAGDLIEAGEQVITSGLGGVFPAGLLVGEVREVRTETHGNALDVELDPAIDVARLEYLFVIIPREG from the coding sequence GTGGAAGCAAACGGGAGTCGACAGGCGGTCAACTCCTTCGTATCGAGCCACCGCGCCGGGGTCGTCCTGGTGGCCCTGCTGGCGCTGGGCACGGTCATGATGATCCTGTCCCATCGGCCGGTGGCGGCCGCGTCCGAGCGGATCGGGCGCAGCGTGTTCTCGTCGCTTCAGTTGGCCATGCACGAGGTGGCCGCCTTCTTCGGCGGTTCCTGGAACACCATAGCCGAGTTGCGCCGGATGCGGGTGGCACTGGAGGCGGCACGGCAGCGTCTGCTGGAGTTGGAGCAGTTGTCCAGCGACATCGACGAGCTGGAGCGGCAGAACGCCGAGTTGAGGAGCCAGCTCGGATTCGCCGCGCCCGCCACCTTCCGCCACGTGCCCGCCGAGGTGATGGCGCGCGCGCCCGGCAACCAGTTCACCAATCTGACCATCAACCGCGGGACCGGCGACGGCGTGCGCGCCCACATGGTGGTAGTGGCGCTGCAGGACGGCGTGCAGGGGCTGGTGGGACGGGTGATCGAGGTGGACGAGCGCAGCGCTCTGGTGCAGCCGATCAGCGCGCGGGCATCGTTCGTCGCCGGCCGCCTGCGCGACGTGCGCTATGACGGCCTGGTGCAGGGACTCGGGTCGGGATCCAACACCCTGCTCATGCGCCACGTGAACAGCGCCGCCGGCGACCTGATCGAGGCGGGCGAGCAGGTCATTACCTCGGGGCTGGGGGGAGTGTTTCCGGCCGGACTCCTGGTCGGCGAGGTGCGCGAGGTGCGCACCGAGACCCATGGCAATGCGCTCGACGTCGAGCTGGACCCCGCTATCGACGTGGCGCGGCTGGAGTACCTGTTCGTGATCATCCCGCGGGAGGGCTAG
- the mreD gene encoding rod shape-determining protein MreD: MAGSSAVDHRPIILTILLLGAAVLLQTTVLEFVAVFGVKPDLQLILVVFLALRRGSMSGQIAGFVGGLLEDVVTLSPLGFNAIVKALVGFCAGLPYGLIRASALVVPVLLVAGAALIKGIASGLLSLAFQIPLDAHLLEERFWIESAYNVVLSPPLFALLSQVRLLRTANPRSTP; encoded by the coding sequence TTGGCCGGCAGCTCGGCAGTGGACCATCGTCCGATCATTCTGACCATCCTGCTGCTGGGCGCCGCGGTGCTGCTGCAGACTACGGTGCTGGAGTTCGTGGCGGTATTCGGGGTGAAGCCCGATCTGCAGTTGATCCTGGTGGTGTTTCTGGCCCTGCGCCGCGGGTCGATGAGTGGGCAGATCGCCGGCTTCGTGGGCGGCCTGCTGGAAGACGTGGTGACCCTTTCGCCGCTCGGCTTCAACGCCATCGTGAAGGCCCTGGTGGGGTTCTGCGCCGGCCTGCCGTACGGGCTGATCCGGGCCAGCGCCCTGGTGGTGCCGGTGCTGCTGGTGGCCGGCGCGGCGCTGATCAAGGGCATCGCCAGCGGCCTGCTGTCGCTGGCGTTCCAGATACCGCTCGACGCGCACCTGCTGGAGGAGCGGTTCTGGATCGAGTCGGCGTACAACGTCGTCCTGTCGCCGCCCCTGTTCGCGCTGTTGAGCCAGGTCCGGCTGTTGCGCACCGCCAATCCCCGGTCGACGCCATGA
- the mrdA gene encoding penicillin-binding protein 2 yields MSDIEQRVMLKRRAIGFAAGIGAALLLVGGYLFFLQVVRGVEFRTRASSVARREIPIHAQRGKIFDRTYSRVLVTNRPAFSVDLVPGEVPAGMLPDLLERLAGNLGVEPHRLAERVPRHMRHLFRSVELKRNVDFGTIATLAEQIDAFPGVTWHSEPARDYGAIGSLAHVTGYVGDVTREELQVLFNEGYTSGDVVGKSGVEKRYESVLRGSDGVGHRTVDVHERAVTDVWQTAVAPRPGSDIVLTIDARLQRAAEVALGPRIGSVVVLRPATGEILAMVSYPWFDPQAFIGDGGPAAFSAAASDPAFPFVNRAIRAAYAPASVFKILMMTALLEERTYSPFRSVMCRGRFVFGDRIFKDWVEEGHGRIDMDDALAQSCDIYFYQAGLALGIGSIADYSLAFGLGAATGVDLPGETAGSVPTPAWKLRERGTSWVGGDTVNLSIGQGYITVTPLQIANLVAMVVNNGEIYRPHVVKEIRDGETGEVLEQTERELLHRAEISAATFSAVRDAMRLVITDGTAKPVITTDAVAVAGKTGTGEVGLEEQWHSWFAAYGPYGAADPEQQIVVVAMVEAVNVWEWWAAKAANLIFHAAFSGQTVAEAVDYLKPWYGEAVFNPLRHEEDEESTEEGAGQPTGEGESEGEGEPA; encoded by the coding sequence ATGAGCGATATCGAGCAGCGGGTCATGCTCAAGCGGCGCGCCATCGGCTTTGCCGCCGGCATCGGGGCCGCGCTGCTGCTGGTCGGCGGCTACCTGTTCTTCCTGCAGGTGGTCCGCGGCGTCGAGTTCCGTACCCGCGCGAGCAGCGTCGCGCGCCGCGAAATCCCCATCCACGCCCAGCGCGGCAAGATTTTCGACCGCACCTACAGCCGGGTGCTGGTGACCAACCGGCCGGCGTTCTCGGTGGACCTGGTTCCCGGCGAGGTGCCGGCCGGCATGCTGCCCGACCTGCTTGAACGGCTCGCGGGCAACCTGGGAGTGGAGCCGCACCGGTTGGCGGAGCGGGTACCGCGCCACATGCGTCACCTGTTCCGCTCCGTCGAGCTGAAGCGCAACGTGGACTTCGGCACCATCGCCACGCTGGCGGAACAGATCGACGCGTTTCCCGGCGTCACCTGGCACAGCGAGCCGGCGCGCGATTACGGCGCAATCGGTTCGCTCGCGCACGTCACCGGCTACGTGGGCGACGTGACCCGCGAGGAACTGCAGGTGCTGTTCAACGAGGGCTACACGTCCGGCGACGTGGTGGGCAAGAGCGGTGTCGAGAAGCGCTACGAGTCGGTGCTGCGCGGGAGCGACGGCGTCGGACACCGCACCGTGGACGTGCACGAGCGCGCGGTTACCGACGTGTGGCAGACCGCGGTGGCGCCGCGGCCCGGCTCCGACATCGTGCTGACCATCGACGCGCGCCTGCAGCGCGCGGCGGAGGTGGCGCTTGGCCCGCGTATCGGATCGGTCGTGGTGTTGCGGCCGGCCACCGGCGAGATTCTGGCCATGGTTTCCTACCCGTGGTTCGATCCGCAGGCGTTCATCGGCGACGGCGGTCCGGCGGCGTTCAGTGCAGCGGCTTCCGATCCCGCGTTTCCGTTCGTCAACCGCGCCATCCGCGCCGCATACGCGCCGGCGAGCGTGTTCAAGATCCTGATGATGACGGCGCTGCTCGAGGAACGCACCTACTCTCCGTTTCGCTCGGTGATGTGCCGCGGCCGGTTCGTGTTCGGCGACCGGATTTTCAAGGATTGGGTAGAGGAGGGGCACGGCCGCATCGACATGGATGACGCGCTCGCGCAGTCCTGCGACATCTACTTCTACCAGGCCGGTCTCGCGCTCGGCATCGGCAGCATCGCGGACTACTCGCTGGCGTTCGGCCTCGGTGCGGCGACCGGAGTCGACCTGCCCGGGGAGACGGCGGGATCGGTGCCGACGCCGGCGTGGAAGCTGCGCGAACGCGGCACCTCGTGGGTGGGCGGCGACACCGTGAACCTGTCGATCGGCCAGGGCTACATCACCGTCACCCCGCTGCAGATCGCCAACCTGGTCGCGATGGTCGTGAACAACGGCGAAATCTACCGCCCGCACGTGGTCAAGGAGATCCGTGACGGCGAGACCGGCGAGGTTCTGGAGCAGACCGAGCGCGAGCTGCTGCATCGTGCCGAGATCAGCGCCGCGACGTTCTCGGCCGTGCGCGACGCCATGAGGCTGGTGATCACGGACGGCACGGCGAAGCCGGTCATCACCACCGACGCGGTGGCGGTGGCCGGCAAGACCGGTACCGGCGAGGTGGGGCTGGAGGAGCAATGGCACTCCTGGTTCGCCGCCTACGGGCCGTACGGCGCCGCCGACCCCGAACAGCAGATCGTCGTGGTGGCGATGGTGGAGGCGGTGAACGTGTGGGAGTGGTGGGCCGCCAAGGCGGCGAACCTGATCTTCCACGCCGCGTTCTCGGGGCAGACGGTGGCGGAAGCGGTGGACTACCTGAAGCCGTGGTACGGCGAGGCGGTGTTCAATCCGCTGCGGCATGAGGAGGACGAGGAGTCCACCGAAGAGGGCGCCGGGCAGCCCACCGGCGAAGGCGAGAGCGAAGGCGAGGGAGAGCCGGCATGA
- the rodA gene encoding rod shape-determining protein RodA — MRAATGNAERRGGAGILGSGFSALRAVDPILLLPTLALLGTGILFVYSSGVNSAGVSVSNEWIKQIVWASSGLVLMVAFAVTNHQRYKARTPYIFLAALALLVVTLMFGRQVNGARSWLGIGELGIQPSEFVKIATILFLAAYLSEIGNGVAELPRFLLGLLVVVAPVGLIVLQPDMGTALIYCPIFLTMALMAGARVRHLLFVTLLGFLTLVFAAIPAMQGLLATREPGVWRLVTDPGVARYSLAVLAVVAVLAATGQRRYRRAYYYWILYGAALLALAVAGGLAMSMVLKEYQIMRLVIFVNPWVDPRGAGWNIIQSVTAVGAGGLSGTGFLQGTQSHLRYLPQQSTDFIFSILAEESGFLGGVLVLLLFAVMLARGLVIMYAARDPFATLIAAGVVAMILFHALVNIGMAMGVLPITGIPLMLVSYGGSSLWTAMIGIGLLMNVGIARAQGRRSPGWFPGRALRDAKRLTRRKA, encoded by the coding sequence ATGAGAGCGGCCACGGGCAACGCCGAGCGCCGTGGCGGCGCCGGCATCCTGGGGTCGGGTTTCAGCGCCCTGCGCGCGGTCGATCCCATCCTGCTGCTGCCCACCCTGGCGCTGCTGGGCACCGGCATTCTGTTCGTGTACTCCAGCGGGGTGAACTCGGCCGGGGTGTCGGTCTCCAACGAGTGGATCAAGCAGATCGTGTGGGCGTCCAGCGGCCTGGTGCTGATGGTGGCGTTCGCGGTGACCAATCACCAGCGCTACAAGGCGCGCACTCCGTATATCTTCCTGGCCGCGCTGGCGCTGCTGGTGGTGACGCTGATGTTCGGGCGGCAGGTCAATGGCGCGCGTTCCTGGCTGGGCATCGGCGAGTTGGGCATCCAGCCGTCCGAGTTCGTCAAGATCGCGACCATTCTGTTCCTGGCCGCCTACCTGTCGGAGATAGGCAATGGCGTCGCGGAACTGCCGCGCTTTCTGCTCGGGCTGCTGGTGGTGGTGGCGCCGGTGGGGCTGATCGTGCTGCAGCCCGACATGGGCACGGCGCTGATCTACTGTCCGATCTTTCTGACCATGGCGCTGATGGCCGGGGCGCGCGTCCGCCACCTGCTGTTCGTGACGCTGCTGGGCTTCCTGACGCTGGTGTTCGCGGCCATCCCGGCGATGCAGGGCTTGCTCGCCACCCGCGAGCCGGGCGTCTGGCGGCTGGTGACCGACCCCGGCGTGGCGCGCTACTCGCTGGCGGTGCTGGCCGTGGTGGCGGTGCTGGCGGCGACCGGCCAGCGGCGCTACCGGCGCGCCTACTACTACTGGATCCTGTACGGGGCGGCGCTGCTCGCCCTGGCGGTGGCCGGCGGCCTGGCGATGTCGATGGTGCTCAAGGAGTACCAGATCATGCGGCTGGTCATCTTCGTGAACCCGTGGGTGGATCCGCGCGGGGCCGGCTGGAACATCATCCAGTCGGTCACCGCGGTCGGCGCCGGCGGGCTGTCCGGCACCGGCTTCCTGCAGGGCACGCAGAGCCACCTGCGCTACCTGCCGCAGCAGAGCACCGACTTCATCTTCTCGATCCTCGCCGAGGAGTCGGGCTTTCTCGGCGGCGTTCTGGTGCTGCTGCTGTTTGCCGTGATGCTGGCGCGCGGCCTGGTGATCATGTACGCGGCGCGCGACCCGTTCGCCACCCTGATCGCGGCCGGGGTGGTGGCGATGATCCTGTTCCATGCGCTGGTGAACATCGGCATGGCGATGGGGGTGCTGCCGATCACCGGCATCCCGCTGATGCTGGTGTCGTACGGCGGATCGTCGCTGTGGACCGCGATGATCGGCATCGGATTGTTGATGAACGTCGGCATCGCCCGCGCGCAGGGGCGGCGTTCGCCCGGCTGGTTCCCGGGCCGCGCGTTGCGCGACGCCAAGCGGCTCACCCGCCGCAAGGCATAG
- the glmS gene encoding glutamine--fructose-6-phosphate transaminase (isomerizing), translating to MGYVGPRPAAELLVTGLRRLEYRGYDSAGIATLDGEGVLHRHRTVGEVDNLARKVAAEGAPGTTGIAHTRWATHGAPTERNAHPHLDAGGTIAVVHNGIIENYRSIRAFLTEQGIDPVSETDTEALAQLIGFLYHDGGNGESGNLLASVRRALHDVRGTFGLLVLSRDHPDQVIAARRGSPVLVGVGDSEHVVASDGAAVIEHTRQVVYLDDNEVALLTRDGLRAFTIDDIPLSKHVSTLEVRLQEIELDGHRHHMSKEIHEQPAALRNTLRGRVDLAEGKVVLGGLADRERELARFQRVILTGCGTAWHAGLIGEYLFEELARVPTEVEYASELRYRNPVIPRNTLGIVLSQSGETADTVAALRELQLKGATALGIVNVVGSTIARDTDAGVYLHVGPEIGVASTKAFTGQVAVLALLAINMGRRRHLSAERTADLLGQLDAIPAKIERILDMADAIRDLTERYVERHNWLYLGRGVNYPVALEGALKLKEISYIHAEGLPAAEMKHGPIALIDRGMPVVVVAPHDHTYDKVVANIEEVKGRDGSIIAIATEGDRHLAELADAIIYVPKTHPLLSPLVTSIPLQLMAYYAALARGHNVDRPRNLAKSVTVE from the coding sequence GTGGGATACGTCGGGCCGCGTCCGGCGGCGGAGCTGCTGGTAACCGGGCTGCGGCGCCTGGAATACCGGGGCTATGACTCGGCGGGAATAGCTACCCTCGACGGCGAGGGTGTGCTGCACCGGCACCGCACGGTGGGCGAGGTCGACAACCTGGCGCGCAAGGTGGCCGCCGAAGGCGCCCCCGGCACTACCGGCATCGCGCACACCCGGTGGGCCACGCACGGCGCTCCCACGGAGCGCAATGCCCATCCGCACCTCGACGCCGGGGGCACCATCGCCGTGGTGCACAACGGCATCATCGAGAACTACCGCTCGATCCGCGCCTTCCTCACTGAGCAAGGCATCGATCCGGTCAGCGAGACCGACACCGAGGCGCTCGCCCAGCTTATCGGTTTCCTGTACCACGACGGCGGCAACGGCGAGTCGGGCAACCTGCTCGCGTCGGTACGGCGTGCGCTGCACGACGTGCGCGGCACCTTCGGCCTGCTGGTGCTGAGCCGCGATCATCCGGACCAGGTCATCGCCGCCCGCCGCGGCAGCCCGGTGCTGGTCGGCGTCGGCGACAGCGAGCACGTGGTGGCCTCCGACGGCGCCGCGGTGATCGAGCACACGCGCCAGGTGGTGTACCTGGACGACAACGAGGTCGCGCTGCTGACCCGCGACGGCCTGCGCGCCTTCACCATCGACGACATCCCGCTGAGCAAGCACGTCAGCACCCTCGAGGTGCGGCTGCAGGAGATCGAGCTCGACGGCCACCGCCACCACATGAGCAAGGAGATCCACGAGCAGCCCGCGGCGCTGCGCAACACGCTGCGCGGGCGCGTCGATCTGGCCGAGGGCAAGGTGGTGCTGGGCGGACTGGCCGACCGCGAACGCGAGCTGGCCCGCTTCCAGCGCGTCATCCTCACCGGCTGCGGCACCGCCTGGCACGCCGGCCTGATCGGCGAGTACCTGTTCGAGGAGCTGGCGCGCGTGCCGACCGAGGTGGAGTACGCCAGCGAGCTGCGCTACCGCAATCCGGTCATCCCGCGCAACACGCTCGGCATCGTGCTCAGCCAGTCGGGCGAGACCGCCGACACGGTGGCCGCCTTGCGCGAGTTGCAACTCAAGGGCGCCACCGCCCTCGGCATCGTCAACGTGGTGGGGTCCACGATCGCGCGCGACACCGACGCCGGCGTCTACCTGCACGTCGGTCCGGAGATCGGCGTGGCCAGCACCAAGGCGTTCACCGGCCAAGTGGCCGTGCTGGCCCTGCTGGCGATCAACATGGGCCGCCGCCGCCACCTGTCCGCCGAGCGCACCGCCGACCTGCTCGGCCAGCTCGACGCGATACCGGCCAAGATCGAGCGCATTCTGGACATGGCGGATGCCATCCGCGACCTCACCGAACGCTACGTCGAGCGCCACAACTGGCTCTACCTGGGCCGCGGGGTCAACTATCCGGTGGCCCTGGAGGGTGCGCTCAAGCTGAAGGAGATCAGCTACATCCACGCCGAGGGGCTGCCGGCGGCGGAGATGAAGCACGGGCCGATCGCCCTGATCGACCGCGGCATGCCGGTCGTGGTGGTGGCCCCGCACGATCACACCTACGACAAGGTGGTGGCCAACATAGAAGAGGTGAAGGGCCGCGACGGCAGCATTATCGCCATCGCCACCGAGGGCGACCGCCACCTGGCGGAACTGGCGGACGCCATCATCTACGTGCCCAAGACCCACCCACTGCTGTCGCCGCTGGTCACCAGCATCCCGCTGCAGCTCATGGCCTACTACGCGGCGCTGGCGCGCGGCCACAACGTCGACCGCCCCCGCAACCTCGCCAAGAGCGTTACGGTCGAGTAG
- a CDS encoding bifunctional GNAT family N-acetyltransferase/class I SAM-dependent methyltransferase: MNLEFGWFPGCFARADPGLLEECAALYSNHYGTWSAQAPPPGSPGSPVRLSAARLKRWFDSDDSRIAVARAGSELVGYAIAGQMKAPRCGVVSWVTQLVVHESYRRRNVGKRLLFSIWGMSNHYAWGLVTANPYAVRALEKATRRRCRPARIKRSNRRLHRLGCEHVGYVNEQTEVDVGPGRSRIRTDFFLDHSDLGEMIAQARSDDKPWLLGSLPEGWEWFAFTFSDQDQIRLSSTEIATMLEASDQITRQAYARMTLDHDHRWARHTAKESREIIEYCRLEPGQAVLDFGCGTGRHAIELAASGVRVTGVDYVGEFVAKAASRAQQLGVPGSRFVNADCRDVQLCEVFDAAVCLYDVVGTYADLESNTRMLANLAHHLKPGGFALVSVMNLALTKRRATRVFSITDEPDNLLKLPPSNTMETTGDIFDPAYYMLDEESNVVYRKEQFTRGSDLPTELIVRDRRFSADEITTLCSDAGLEVVWTRPVRAGRWERRLDEQDDRAKEILVLCRKLPRGGPERSAAVHGP; encoded by the coding sequence ATGAATCTAGAATTTGGTTGGTTTCCAGGCTGCTTCGCTCGCGCCGATCCGGGTCTGCTGGAGGAGTGCGCGGCGCTCTACTCAAACCACTATGGCACATGGAGCGCTCAGGCGCCCCCGCCGGGCTCGCCGGGCTCGCCGGTACGCCTGTCGGCAGCGCGCCTCAAGCGGTGGTTCGACTCCGACGACTCCCGGATCGCCGTGGCACGCGCCGGCTCCGAGTTGGTCGGATACGCCATTGCCGGTCAGATGAAAGCCCCCAGGTGCGGAGTCGTCTCCTGGGTTACACAACTCGTCGTCCACGAATCATACCGGCGCCGCAACGTGGGAAAGCGGCTGTTGTTCTCGATCTGGGGGATGTCCAACCACTACGCGTGGGGCCTCGTGACGGCAAACCCGTATGCCGTACGGGCACTCGAAAAGGCCACTCGCCGGCGCTGTCGGCCGGCCCGCATCAAGAGAAGCAACCGGAGACTGCACAGGCTCGGATGCGAGCACGTAGGGTACGTCAACGAGCAGACGGAAGTCGATGTCGGCCCCGGACGGTCTCGTATCCGGACCGACTTCTTCCTGGACCACTCCGACCTTGGCGAGATGATTGCCCAAGCGAGGTCGGACGACAAGCCGTGGCTGCTGGGATCCCTGCCGGAAGGATGGGAGTGGTTCGCCTTTACGTTCTCCGATCAGGATCAGATCCGGCTGAGTTCGACCGAGATCGCCACCATGTTGGAGGCGTCGGATCAGATCACCAGGCAGGCGTACGCGCGGATGACGCTGGATCACGATCACCGCTGGGCGCGCCATACCGCCAAGGAGAGCCGGGAGATCATCGAGTACTGCCGCCTCGAACCAGGCCAGGCTGTTCTTGATTTCGGCTGCGGCACCGGCCGGCACGCCATCGAACTCGCGGCGTCGGGCGTACGGGTTACCGGTGTCGACTACGTAGGGGAATTCGTCGCGAAGGCCGCGTCAAGGGCGCAGCAACTGGGCGTGCCGGGTAGCCGCTTTGTGAATGCCGATTGTCGGGACGTACAGCTATGCGAAGTGTTCGACGCTGCCGTGTGCTTGTACGACGTGGTTGGTACGTACGCCGACCTGGAATCCAACACCAGGATGCTCGCCAATCTCGCGCACCACCTGAAGCCGGGAGGTTTCGCGTTGGTATCCGTCATGAATCTTGCTCTGACCAAGCGGCGAGCCACGCGCGTCTTCTCGATCACGGACGAACCGGACAACCTGTTGAAGCTCCCGCCAAGCAACACCATGGAGACCACGGGAGACATCTTCGATCCCGCCTACTACATGCTGGACGAGGAGAGCAACGTGGTATACCGGAAAGAGCAGTTCACCAGGGGATCGGACCTTCCAACCGAATTGATCGTGCGCGACCGGCGATTCTCCGCGGACGAGATAACCACCTTGTGCAGCGACGCCGGCTTGGAAGTGGTGTGGACCAGACCGGTTCGAGCAGGACGGTGGGAGCGGCGGCTCGACGAACAGGATGACCGTGCGAAGGAGATTCTTGTCCTCTGCCGCAAGCTTCCCCGAGGCGGCCCGGAGCGCAGCGCGGCCGTCCACGGCCCGTAG